In Caretta caretta isolate rCarCar2 chromosome 20, rCarCar1.hap1, whole genome shotgun sequence, a single window of DNA contains:
- the ITGA7 gene encoding integrin alpha-7 isoform X2 yields the protein MPVRGAAPSPAARPRSPGPARGALLSRGGSHAPASGPERASERAAGEGRGRGRARCGSGAGSMRGAPGAWLSCLGLQLLAGAAFNLDGTDPLLKDGAGGSLFGFSVALHRQLRPEPASWMLVGAPQAPALPGQRANRTGGLYACPLTHEIDDCWRVPIDEGVDLHKESKENQWLGVSVTSQGAGGKIATCAHLYESRNRVNQPLETRDVIGRCYVLSQDLTVGEELDGGEWKFCEGRPQGHDRFGFCQQGVSAGFTADNHYILFGAPGTYNWKGDLRVELVNQSSLEPGTYDDGPYEAGGEKDQDPSLIPVPANSYFGLLFMTNVHSADPDQLVYKTAEPGERLPGTVGDVAQNSNLGFSVDSGKGLTQQNQLSFVTGAPRANHTGAVVILRRDNVNRLVPEVILPGEQLTSSFGYAVAVVDLNSDGWMDLVVGAPHFFDRQEEIGGAAYVYINQAGRWAGTRPVRLNGTSHSMFGISLTALGDLNQDGFQDIAVGAPFDGAGKVYIYHGSSLGIVTKPAQVLDGEGVGVRTFGYSLSGGLDVDGNLYPDLLVGSLSDSVVLYRARPVIHVSKNVSLSPQNIDLESRNCPRQLGICVEVRACFSYTASPASYSPRVMLAYTFDADVDRRKRGQAPRVAFLDRKPTDPEHQFSDVVELPLQRAPACVKATFQLQDSIRDKLRPIVVMLTYSIEHARSKRQVQGSALPPLIPVLNAQLPSSQREEVNFLKQGCGEDKICQSNLQLQYRFCSRLGNSDFLPLPRDSDGTAVFAMSDQKDVALEIQVTNLPSDPAAPQRDGDDAHEALLTATFPEALPYSGVRGHDAWAGPGLEKQPCLPNLNASQVQCELGSPMKRGAQVRFYLVVSTSGITIETRELELELELSTISEQPGLRPVTARARVVIELPLSVTGVAVPRQLFFGGRVLGESAMRSEGQVGSAVRYEVTVSNRGQSLSTLGSAFLNLMWPHEIANGKWLLYPLRLELAAWPGQRVACSPAANPLRLALEGHGQGRSRREAEPPEVPSTGSWWHRAHAERKNVTLDCARGTARCLVFRCPLFSFNRSAVLTAWGRLWNSTFLEEYPAVTSVELLVHANITVKSTVQSLVLKDAATQIPVTIYLDPSVVVARGVPWWIILIAVLAGVLVLGLLVSILWKCGFFQRSSRAAPYAANYYRAQLAVQPSEVEKQAGEA from the exons ATGCCCGTGCGGGGGGCGGCGCCCTCGCCAGCTGCCCGGCCCCGaagccccggcccggcccggggggCGCTGCTCAGCCGCGGGGGTTCCCACGCACCTGCCTCGGGCcccgagcgagcgagcgagcgagcggccGGGGaaggccggggccggggccgggcgcgTTGCGGGAGCGGGGCCGGCAGCATGCGGGGGGCGCCGGGCGCCTGGCTCTCCTGCCTCGGCCTCCAGCTCCTGGCGGGCGCCGCCTTCAACCTGGACGGGACCGACCCGCTGCTGAAGGACGGGGCCGGCGGCAGCTTGTTCGGCTTCTCCGTGGCCCTGCACCGGCAGCTCCGGCCCGAGCCCGCCagctg GATGCTGGTGGGTGCCCCGCAGGCACCAGCCCTCCCGGGCCAGAGGGCTAACCGGACGGGCGGCCTCTACGCCTGCCCCCTAACCCACGAGATCGACGACTGCTGGCGCGTGCCCATCGACGAGGGAG TGGACCTGCACAAGGAGAGCAAGGAGAACCAGTGGCTGGGGGTCAGTGTGACGAGCCAAGGCGCCGGTGGCAAGATCGCG ACCTGCGCCCACCTCTACGAGTCGCGGAACCGGGTGAACCAGCCGCTGGAGACGCGGGACGTCATCGGGCGCTGCTACGTGCTCAGCCAGGACCTGACGGTGGGCGAGGAGCTGGACGGGGGCGAGTGGAAGTTCTGCGAGGGGCGCCCCCAGGGCCACGACCGCTTCGGCTTCTGCCAGCAGGGGGTGTCGGCCGGCTTCACCGCAGACAACCACTACATCCTCTTTGGGGCGCCCGGCACCTACAACTGGAAGG GGGACCTGCGCGTGGAGCTTGTTAACCAGAGCTCCCTGGAGCCGGGTACCTACGACGATGGGCCCTACGAAGCCGGGGGGGAGAAGGACCAGGACCCCTCCCTCATCCCCGTGCCCGCCAACAGCTACTTCG GGCTGCTGTTTATGACAAACGTGCATAGCGCAGACCCCGATCAGCTGGTGTATAAAACGGCAGAGCCCGGCGAGCGGCTGCCCGGCACCGTCGGCGACGTGGCCCAGAATAGCAACTTAG GCTTCTCCGTGGACTCGGGGAAGGGCCTGACCCAGCAGAACCAGCTCAGCTTCGTCACGGGGGCCCCGCGGGCCAACCACACGGGGGCCGTGGTGATCCTGCGACGGGACAACGTCAACCGCCTGGTGCCCGAGGTCATCCTGCCCGGGGAGCAGCTCACCTCCTCCTTCGGCTACGCCGTGGCCGTGGTGGATCTGAACAGCGACGG ctggaTGGACCTGGTGGTGGGGGCGCCCCACTTCTTCGACCGGCAGGAGGAGATCGGCGGGGCGGCCTACGTCTACATCAACCAAGCGGGGCGCTGGGCGGGCACCCGCCCCGTCCGCCTCAATGGCACGTCCCACTCCATGTTCGGCATCAGCCTCACCGCCCTCGGGGACCTCAACCAGGACGGCTTccagg ACATCGCCGTGGGAGCCCCATTTGACGGAGCCGGCAAGGTCTATATCTACCATGGCAGCAGCCTGGGCATCGTCACCAAACCGGCCCAG GTCCTGGACGGGGAAGGCGTCGGGGTGAGGACCTTCGGCTACTCCCTGTCCGGGGGCCTGGACGTCGACGGGAATCTCTACCCGGACCTGCTCGTTGGCTCGCTCTCGGACAGCGTGGTGCTGTACAG AGCCCGGCCCGTCATCCACGTCTCCAAGAacgtctccctctccccccagaacATCGACCTGGAGAGCAGGAACTGCCCCCGCCAACTGGGCATCTG CGTGGAAGTACGAGCCTGCTTCAGCTACACGGCCAGTCCTGCCAGCTACAGCCCCCGCGTCA TGCTCGCGTACACCTTTGACGCTGACGTGGACCGGCGGAAGCGGGGCCAGGCCCCCAGAGTCGCCTTCCTGGACCGGAAGCCCACGGACCCCGAACACCAGTTCTCGGACGTGGTGGAGCTGCCCCTCCAGCGTGCCCCTGCCTGTGTCAAGGCCACCTTCCAGCTCCAG GACAGCATCCGGGACAAGCTCCGCCCCATCGTCGTGATGCTGACGTACAGCATCGAGCACGCCCGGAGCAAGCGCCAGGTCCAGGGCAGCGCCCTGCCCCCGCTGATACCCGTGCTGAACGCCCAGCTGCCCAGCAGCCAGAGGGAAGAG GTGAACTTTCTGAAGCAGGGCTGCGGGGAGGACAAGATCTGCCAGAGCAACCTCCAGCTGCAGTACCGGTTCTGTTCCCGCCTGGGCAACTCCGACTTTCTGCCCCTGCCCAG GGACTCCGATGGCACCGCCGTCTTCGCCATGAGCGACCAGAAGGACGTGGCCTTGGAGATCCAGGTCACCAACCTGCCCTCGGACCCAGCGGCCCCGCAGCGGGATGGGGACGACGCCCACGAGGCCCTGCTCACGGCcaccttccccgaggccctgccctacTCCGGCGTCCGGGGCCACGACGCGTGGGCCGGGCCCGGCCTG GAGAAGCAGCCCTGCCTGCCCAACCTGAACGCCTCGCAAGTGCAGTGTGAGCTGGGGAGCCCCATGAAGCGTGGAGCTCAG gtgCGGTTCTATCTCGTCGTCAGCACCTCGGGCATCACCATCGAGAcccgggagctggagctggagctggagctgagcac GATCAGCGAGCAGCCGGGGCTGCGGCCTGTGACGGCGCGGGCACGTGTGGTCATTGAGCTGCCCCTGTCGGTCACGGG cgtGGCTGTCCCACGGCAGCTGTTCTTTGGCGGCCGGGTGCTGGGCGAGAGCGCCATGCGCAGCGAGGGCCAGGTGGGCAGCGCCGTGCGCTACGAGGTGACG GTCTCCAACCGGGGCCAGTCGCTCAGCACCCTGGGCTCGGCCTTCCTCAACCTCATGTGGCCCCACGAGATTGCCAACGGCAAGTGGCTGCTCTACCCACTGCGGCTGGAGCTGGCGGCCTGGCCTGGGCAGCGCGTGGCCTGCAGCCCGGCAGCCAACCCCCTACGGCTGGCACTG GAGGGTCACGgccagggcaggagcaggagggaggccGAGCCCCCGGAGGTGCCCAGCACGGGGTCCTGGTGGCACCGTGCCCACGCTGAGAGGAAGAACGTCACATTG GACTGCGCCCGGGGCACCGCCCGCTGCCTCGTCTTCCGGTGCCCGCTCTTCAGCTTCAACCGCTCGGCCGTGCTCACTGCCTGGGGGCGCCTGTGGAATAGCACCTTCCTGGAG gagtacCCGGCCGTGACCTCCGTGGAACTGCTCGTCCACGCCAACATCACCGTCAAATCCACCGTCCAGAGCCTGGTGCTGAAGGACGCCGCCACGCAG ATCCCCGTCACCATCTACCTGGACCCGAGCGTGGTGGTGGCCCGGGGTGTCCCCTGGTGGATCATCCTGATCGCGGTGCTGGCTGGGGTCCTGGTGCTGGGGCTGCTGGTCTCCATCCTGTGGAAG TGCGGCTTCTTCCAGCGGAGCAGCCGAGCCGCCCCGTACGCTGCCAACTATTACCGGGCCCAGCTGGCAGTGCAGCCCTCCGAGGTGGAGAAACAAGCCGGGGAGGCCTAG
- the ITGA7 gene encoding integrin alpha-7 isoform X9 — translation MPVRGAAPSPAARPRSPGPARGALLSRGGSHAPASGPERASERAAGEGRGRGRARCGSGAGSMRGAPGAWLSCLGLQLLAGAAFNLDGTDPLLKDGAGGSLFGFSVALHRQLRPEPASWMLVGAPQAPALPGQRANRTGGLYACPLTHEIDDCWRVPIDEGVDLHKESKENQWLGVSVTSQGAGGKIATCAHLYESRNRVNQPLETRDVIGRCYVLSQDLTVGEELDGGEWKFCEGRPQGHDRFGFCQQGVSAGFTADNHYILFGAPGTYNWKGDLRVELVNQSSLEPGTYDDGPYEAGGEKDQDPSLIPVPANSYFGFSVDSGKGLTQQNQLSFVTGAPRANHTGAVVILRRDNVNRLVPEVILPGEQLTSSFGYAVAVVDLNSDGWMDLVVGAPHFFDRQEEIGGAAYVYINQAGRWAGTRPVRLNGTSHSMFGISLTALGDLNQDGFQDIAVGAPFDGAGKVYIYHGSSLGIVTKPAQVLDGEGVGVRTFGYSLSGGLDVDGNLYPDLLVGSLSDSVVLYRARPVIHVSKNVSLSPQNIDLESRNCPRQLGICVEVRACFSYTASPASYSPRVMLAYTFDADVDRRKRGQAPRVAFLDRKPTDPEHQFSDVVELPLQRAPACVKATFQLQDSIRDKLRPIVVMLTYSIEHARSKRQVQGSALPPLIPVLNAQLPSSQREEVNFLKQGCGEDKICQSNLQLQYRFCSRLGNSDFLPLPRDSDGTAVFAMSDQKDVALEIQVTNLPSDPAAPQRDGDDAHEALLTATFPEALPYSGVRGHDAWAGPGLEKQPCLPNLNASQVQCELGSPMKRGAQVRFYLVVSTSGITIETRELELELELSTISEQPGLRPVTARARVVIELPLSVTGVAVPRQLFFGGRVLGESAMRSEGQVGSAVRYEVTVSNRGQSLSTLGSAFLNLMWPHEIANGKWLLYPLRLELAAWPGQRVACSPAANPLRLALEGHGQGRSRREAEPPEVPSTGSWWHRAHAERKNVTLDCARGTARCLVFRCPLFSFNRSAVLTAWGRLWNSTFLEEYPAVTSVELLVHANITVKSTVQSLVLKDAATQIPVTIYLDPSVVVARGVPWWIILIAVLAGVLVLGLLVSILWKCGFFQRSSRAAPYAANYYRAQLAVQPSEVEKQAGEA, via the exons ATGCCCGTGCGGGGGGCGGCGCCCTCGCCAGCTGCCCGGCCCCGaagccccggcccggcccggggggCGCTGCTCAGCCGCGGGGGTTCCCACGCACCTGCCTCGGGCcccgagcgagcgagcgagcgagcggccGGGGaaggccggggccggggccgggcgcgTTGCGGGAGCGGGGCCGGCAGCATGCGGGGGGCGCCGGGCGCCTGGCTCTCCTGCCTCGGCCTCCAGCTCCTGGCGGGCGCCGCCTTCAACCTGGACGGGACCGACCCGCTGCTGAAGGACGGGGCCGGCGGCAGCTTGTTCGGCTTCTCCGTGGCCCTGCACCGGCAGCTCCGGCCCGAGCCCGCCagctg GATGCTGGTGGGTGCCCCGCAGGCACCAGCCCTCCCGGGCCAGAGGGCTAACCGGACGGGCGGCCTCTACGCCTGCCCCCTAACCCACGAGATCGACGACTGCTGGCGCGTGCCCATCGACGAGGGAG TGGACCTGCACAAGGAGAGCAAGGAGAACCAGTGGCTGGGGGTCAGTGTGACGAGCCAAGGCGCCGGTGGCAAGATCGCG ACCTGCGCCCACCTCTACGAGTCGCGGAACCGGGTGAACCAGCCGCTGGAGACGCGGGACGTCATCGGGCGCTGCTACGTGCTCAGCCAGGACCTGACGGTGGGCGAGGAGCTGGACGGGGGCGAGTGGAAGTTCTGCGAGGGGCGCCCCCAGGGCCACGACCGCTTCGGCTTCTGCCAGCAGGGGGTGTCGGCCGGCTTCACCGCAGACAACCACTACATCCTCTTTGGGGCGCCCGGCACCTACAACTGGAAGG GGGACCTGCGCGTGGAGCTTGTTAACCAGAGCTCCCTGGAGCCGGGTACCTACGACGATGGGCCCTACGAAGCCGGGGGGGAGAAGGACCAGGACCCCTCCCTCATCCCCGTGCCCGCCAACAGCTACTTCG GCTTCTCCGTGGACTCGGGGAAGGGCCTGACCCAGCAGAACCAGCTCAGCTTCGTCACGGGGGCCCCGCGGGCCAACCACACGGGGGCCGTGGTGATCCTGCGACGGGACAACGTCAACCGCCTGGTGCCCGAGGTCATCCTGCCCGGGGAGCAGCTCACCTCCTCCTTCGGCTACGCCGTGGCCGTGGTGGATCTGAACAGCGACGG ctggaTGGACCTGGTGGTGGGGGCGCCCCACTTCTTCGACCGGCAGGAGGAGATCGGCGGGGCGGCCTACGTCTACATCAACCAAGCGGGGCGCTGGGCGGGCACCCGCCCCGTCCGCCTCAATGGCACGTCCCACTCCATGTTCGGCATCAGCCTCACCGCCCTCGGGGACCTCAACCAGGACGGCTTccagg ACATCGCCGTGGGAGCCCCATTTGACGGAGCCGGCAAGGTCTATATCTACCATGGCAGCAGCCTGGGCATCGTCACCAAACCGGCCCAG GTCCTGGACGGGGAAGGCGTCGGGGTGAGGACCTTCGGCTACTCCCTGTCCGGGGGCCTGGACGTCGACGGGAATCTCTACCCGGACCTGCTCGTTGGCTCGCTCTCGGACAGCGTGGTGCTGTACAG AGCCCGGCCCGTCATCCACGTCTCCAAGAacgtctccctctccccccagaacATCGACCTGGAGAGCAGGAACTGCCCCCGCCAACTGGGCATCTG CGTGGAAGTACGAGCCTGCTTCAGCTACACGGCCAGTCCTGCCAGCTACAGCCCCCGCGTCA TGCTCGCGTACACCTTTGACGCTGACGTGGACCGGCGGAAGCGGGGCCAGGCCCCCAGAGTCGCCTTCCTGGACCGGAAGCCCACGGACCCCGAACACCAGTTCTCGGACGTGGTGGAGCTGCCCCTCCAGCGTGCCCCTGCCTGTGTCAAGGCCACCTTCCAGCTCCAG GACAGCATCCGGGACAAGCTCCGCCCCATCGTCGTGATGCTGACGTACAGCATCGAGCACGCCCGGAGCAAGCGCCAGGTCCAGGGCAGCGCCCTGCCCCCGCTGATACCCGTGCTGAACGCCCAGCTGCCCAGCAGCCAGAGGGAAGAG GTGAACTTTCTGAAGCAGGGCTGCGGGGAGGACAAGATCTGCCAGAGCAACCTCCAGCTGCAGTACCGGTTCTGTTCCCGCCTGGGCAACTCCGACTTTCTGCCCCTGCCCAG GGACTCCGATGGCACCGCCGTCTTCGCCATGAGCGACCAGAAGGACGTGGCCTTGGAGATCCAGGTCACCAACCTGCCCTCGGACCCAGCGGCCCCGCAGCGGGATGGGGACGACGCCCACGAGGCCCTGCTCACGGCcaccttccccgaggccctgccctacTCCGGCGTCCGGGGCCACGACGCGTGGGCCGGGCCCGGCCTG GAGAAGCAGCCCTGCCTGCCCAACCTGAACGCCTCGCAAGTGCAGTGTGAGCTGGGGAGCCCCATGAAGCGTGGAGCTCAG gtgCGGTTCTATCTCGTCGTCAGCACCTCGGGCATCACCATCGAGAcccgggagctggagctggagctggagctgagcac GATCAGCGAGCAGCCGGGGCTGCGGCCTGTGACGGCGCGGGCACGTGTGGTCATTGAGCTGCCCCTGTCGGTCACGGG cgtGGCTGTCCCACGGCAGCTGTTCTTTGGCGGCCGGGTGCTGGGCGAGAGCGCCATGCGCAGCGAGGGCCAGGTGGGCAGCGCCGTGCGCTACGAGGTGACG GTCTCCAACCGGGGCCAGTCGCTCAGCACCCTGGGCTCGGCCTTCCTCAACCTCATGTGGCCCCACGAGATTGCCAACGGCAAGTGGCTGCTCTACCCACTGCGGCTGGAGCTGGCGGCCTGGCCTGGGCAGCGCGTGGCCTGCAGCCCGGCAGCCAACCCCCTACGGCTGGCACTG GAGGGTCACGgccagggcaggagcaggagggaggccGAGCCCCCGGAGGTGCCCAGCACGGGGTCCTGGTGGCACCGTGCCCACGCTGAGAGGAAGAACGTCACATTG GACTGCGCCCGGGGCACCGCCCGCTGCCTCGTCTTCCGGTGCCCGCTCTTCAGCTTCAACCGCTCGGCCGTGCTCACTGCCTGGGGGCGCCTGTGGAATAGCACCTTCCTGGAG gagtacCCGGCCGTGACCTCCGTGGAACTGCTCGTCCACGCCAACATCACCGTCAAATCCACCGTCCAGAGCCTGGTGCTGAAGGACGCCGCCACGCAG ATCCCCGTCACCATCTACCTGGACCCGAGCGTGGTGGTGGCCCGGGGTGTCCCCTGGTGGATCATCCTGATCGCGGTGCTGGCTGGGGTCCTGGTGCTGGGGCTGCTGGTCTCCATCCTGTGGAAG TGCGGCTTCTTCCAGCGGAGCAGCCGAGCCGCCCCGTACGCTGCCAACTATTACCGGGCCCAGCTGGCAGTGCAGCCCTCCGAGGTGGAGAAACAAGCCGGGGAGGCCTAG
- the ITGA7 gene encoding integrin alpha-7 isoform X5, with amino-acid sequence MPVRGAAPSPAARPRSPGPARGALLSRGGSHAPASGPERASERAAGEGRGRGRARCGSGAGSMRGAPGAWLSCLGLQLLAGAAFNLDGTDPLLKDGAGGSLFGFSVALHRQLRPEPASWMLVGAPQAPALPGQRANRTGGLYACPLTHEIDDCWRVPIDEGVDLHKESKENQWLGVSVTSQGAGGKIATCAHLYESRNRVNQPLETRDVIGRCYVLSQDLTVGEELDGGEWKFCEGRPQGHDRFGFCQQGVSAGFTADNHYILFGAPGTYNWKGLLFMTNVHSADPDQLVYKTAEPGERLPGTVGDVAQNSNLGFSVDSGKGLTQQNQLSFVTGAPRANHTGAVVILRRDNVNRLVPEVILPGEQLTSSFGYAVAVVDLNSDGWMDLVVGAPHFFDRQEEIGGAAYVYINQAGRWAGTRPVRLNGTSHSMFGISLTALGDLNQDGFQDIAVGAPFDGAGKVYIYHGSSLGIVTKPAQVLDGEGVGVRTFGYSLSGGLDVDGNLYPDLLVGSLSDSVVLYRARPVIHVSKNVSLSPQNIDLESRNCPRQLGICVEVRACFSYTASPASYSPRVMLAYTFDADVDRRKRGQAPRVAFLDRKPTDPEHQFSDVVELPLQRAPACVKATFQLQDSIRDKLRPIVVMLTYSIEHARSKRQVQGSALPPLIPVLNAQLPSSQREEVNFLKQGCGEDKICQSNLQLQYRFCSRLGNSDFLPLPRDSDGTAVFAMSDQKDVALEIQVTNLPSDPAAPQRDGDDAHEALLTATFPEALPYSGVRGHDAWAGPGLEKQPCLPNLNASQVQCELGSPMKRGAQVRFYLVVSTSGITIETRELELELELSTISEQPGLRPVTARARVVIELPLSVTGVAVPRQLFFGGRVLGESAMRSEGQVGSAVRYEVTVSNRGQSLSTLGSAFLNLMWPHEIANGKWLLYPLRLELAAWPGQRVACSPAANPLRLALEGHGQGRSRREAEPPEVPSTGSWWHRAHAERKNVTLDCARGTARCLVFRCPLFSFNRSAVLTAWGRLWNSTFLEEYPAVTSVELLVHANITVKSTVQSLVLKDAATQIPVTIYLDPSVVVARGVPWWIILIAVLAGVLVLGLLVSILWKVGFFRRTRYQQAAVPQFHAIKIPREERQLFREEKTGTIQRKDWVTNWSEGSDSLVPVSG; translated from the exons ATGCCCGTGCGGGGGGCGGCGCCCTCGCCAGCTGCCCGGCCCCGaagccccggcccggcccggggggCGCTGCTCAGCCGCGGGGGTTCCCACGCACCTGCCTCGGGCcccgagcgagcgagcgagcgagcggccGGGGaaggccggggccggggccgggcgcgTTGCGGGAGCGGGGCCGGCAGCATGCGGGGGGCGCCGGGCGCCTGGCTCTCCTGCCTCGGCCTCCAGCTCCTGGCGGGCGCCGCCTTCAACCTGGACGGGACCGACCCGCTGCTGAAGGACGGGGCCGGCGGCAGCTTGTTCGGCTTCTCCGTGGCCCTGCACCGGCAGCTCCGGCCCGAGCCCGCCagctg GATGCTGGTGGGTGCCCCGCAGGCACCAGCCCTCCCGGGCCAGAGGGCTAACCGGACGGGCGGCCTCTACGCCTGCCCCCTAACCCACGAGATCGACGACTGCTGGCGCGTGCCCATCGACGAGGGAG TGGACCTGCACAAGGAGAGCAAGGAGAACCAGTGGCTGGGGGTCAGTGTGACGAGCCAAGGCGCCGGTGGCAAGATCGCG ACCTGCGCCCACCTCTACGAGTCGCGGAACCGGGTGAACCAGCCGCTGGAGACGCGGGACGTCATCGGGCGCTGCTACGTGCTCAGCCAGGACCTGACGGTGGGCGAGGAGCTGGACGGGGGCGAGTGGAAGTTCTGCGAGGGGCGCCCCCAGGGCCACGACCGCTTCGGCTTCTGCCAGCAGGGGGTGTCGGCCGGCTTCACCGCAGACAACCACTACATCCTCTTTGGGGCGCCCGGCACCTACAACTGGAAGG GGCTGCTGTTTATGACAAACGTGCATAGCGCAGACCCCGATCAGCTGGTGTATAAAACGGCAGAGCCCGGCGAGCGGCTGCCCGGCACCGTCGGCGACGTGGCCCAGAATAGCAACTTAG GCTTCTCCGTGGACTCGGGGAAGGGCCTGACCCAGCAGAACCAGCTCAGCTTCGTCACGGGGGCCCCGCGGGCCAACCACACGGGGGCCGTGGTGATCCTGCGACGGGACAACGTCAACCGCCTGGTGCCCGAGGTCATCCTGCCCGGGGAGCAGCTCACCTCCTCCTTCGGCTACGCCGTGGCCGTGGTGGATCTGAACAGCGACGG ctggaTGGACCTGGTGGTGGGGGCGCCCCACTTCTTCGACCGGCAGGAGGAGATCGGCGGGGCGGCCTACGTCTACATCAACCAAGCGGGGCGCTGGGCGGGCACCCGCCCCGTCCGCCTCAATGGCACGTCCCACTCCATGTTCGGCATCAGCCTCACCGCCCTCGGGGACCTCAACCAGGACGGCTTccagg ACATCGCCGTGGGAGCCCCATTTGACGGAGCCGGCAAGGTCTATATCTACCATGGCAGCAGCCTGGGCATCGTCACCAAACCGGCCCAG GTCCTGGACGGGGAAGGCGTCGGGGTGAGGACCTTCGGCTACTCCCTGTCCGGGGGCCTGGACGTCGACGGGAATCTCTACCCGGACCTGCTCGTTGGCTCGCTCTCGGACAGCGTGGTGCTGTACAG AGCCCGGCCCGTCATCCACGTCTCCAAGAacgtctccctctccccccagaacATCGACCTGGAGAGCAGGAACTGCCCCCGCCAACTGGGCATCTG CGTGGAAGTACGAGCCTGCTTCAGCTACACGGCCAGTCCTGCCAGCTACAGCCCCCGCGTCA TGCTCGCGTACACCTTTGACGCTGACGTGGACCGGCGGAAGCGGGGCCAGGCCCCCAGAGTCGCCTTCCTGGACCGGAAGCCCACGGACCCCGAACACCAGTTCTCGGACGTGGTGGAGCTGCCCCTCCAGCGTGCCCCTGCCTGTGTCAAGGCCACCTTCCAGCTCCAG GACAGCATCCGGGACAAGCTCCGCCCCATCGTCGTGATGCTGACGTACAGCATCGAGCACGCCCGGAGCAAGCGCCAGGTCCAGGGCAGCGCCCTGCCCCCGCTGATACCCGTGCTGAACGCCCAGCTGCCCAGCAGCCAGAGGGAAGAG GTGAACTTTCTGAAGCAGGGCTGCGGGGAGGACAAGATCTGCCAGAGCAACCTCCAGCTGCAGTACCGGTTCTGTTCCCGCCTGGGCAACTCCGACTTTCTGCCCCTGCCCAG GGACTCCGATGGCACCGCCGTCTTCGCCATGAGCGACCAGAAGGACGTGGCCTTGGAGATCCAGGTCACCAACCTGCCCTCGGACCCAGCGGCCCCGCAGCGGGATGGGGACGACGCCCACGAGGCCCTGCTCACGGCcaccttccccgaggccctgccctacTCCGGCGTCCGGGGCCACGACGCGTGGGCCGGGCCCGGCCTG GAGAAGCAGCCCTGCCTGCCCAACCTGAACGCCTCGCAAGTGCAGTGTGAGCTGGGGAGCCCCATGAAGCGTGGAGCTCAG gtgCGGTTCTATCTCGTCGTCAGCACCTCGGGCATCACCATCGAGAcccgggagctggagctggagctggagctgagcac GATCAGCGAGCAGCCGGGGCTGCGGCCTGTGACGGCGCGGGCACGTGTGGTCATTGAGCTGCCCCTGTCGGTCACGGG cgtGGCTGTCCCACGGCAGCTGTTCTTTGGCGGCCGGGTGCTGGGCGAGAGCGCCATGCGCAGCGAGGGCCAGGTGGGCAGCGCCGTGCGCTACGAGGTGACG GTCTCCAACCGGGGCCAGTCGCTCAGCACCCTGGGCTCGGCCTTCCTCAACCTCATGTGGCCCCACGAGATTGCCAACGGCAAGTGGCTGCTCTACCCACTGCGGCTGGAGCTGGCGGCCTGGCCTGGGCAGCGCGTGGCCTGCAGCCCGGCAGCCAACCCCCTACGGCTGGCACTG GAGGGTCACGgccagggcaggagcaggagggaggccGAGCCCCCGGAGGTGCCCAGCACGGGGTCCTGGTGGCACCGTGCCCACGCTGAGAGGAAGAACGTCACATTG GACTGCGCCCGGGGCACCGCCCGCTGCCTCGTCTTCCGGTGCCCGCTCTTCAGCTTCAACCGCTCGGCCGTGCTCACTGCCTGGGGGCGCCTGTGGAATAGCACCTTCCTGGAG gagtacCCGGCCGTGACCTCCGTGGAACTGCTCGTCCACGCCAACATCACCGTCAAATCCACCGTCCAGAGCCTGGTGCTGAAGGACGCCGCCACGCAG ATCCCCGTCACCATCTACCTGGACCCGAGCGTGGTGGTGGCCCGGGGTGTCCCCTGGTGGATCATCCTGATCGCGGTGCTGGCTGGGGTCCTGGTGCTGGGGCTGCTGGTCTCCATCCTGTGGAAG GTGGGCTTCTTCAGGCGCACCCGGTACCAGCAGGCCGCGGTGCCGCAGTTCCATGCCATCAAGATCCCCCGGGAGGAACGCCAGCTGTTCCGGGAGGAGAAGACGGGCACCATCCAGAGGAAGGACTGGGTGACAAACTGGAGCGAGGGCAGCGACAGCCTTGTACCCGTCTCGGGCTAG